From Cardiocondyla obscurior isolate alpha-2009 linkage group LG09, Cobs3.1, whole genome shotgun sequence, one genomic window encodes:
- the LOC139105782 gene encoding transmembrane emp24 domain-containing protein 1, with amino-acid sequence MSHHVQLGSVLLGVLALVLIAPLADGYAYENLPAVAMDYKVHIDAGKEDCYFQYVNPGATFYVSFQVLRGGDGKAGFAVRNPEGVIVYPYQWRTNADYQDQSQNGGYYSVCIDNQFSRFAAKLVSLYITVIRYDQWQKYTQELEELNLSVENFTNTITNVEKNINEMLVTQYWSRNREARDLNLLLDNNSYVQTWSIAQVLVITLTTMVQVYFVRKLFDVKPSGHSKTRI; translated from the exons ATGTCCCACCACGTGCAGCTCGGCAGCGTGCTACTCGGCGTGCTCGCCCTGGTTCTGATCGCGCCTCTGGCCGACGGTTACGCTTACGAAAACTTACCCGCGGTCGCGATGGACTATAAGGTGCACATCGACGCCGGCAAAGAGGACTGCTACTTCCAGTATGTGAACCCGGGCGCGACGTTTTACGTCAGCTTCCAG GTTTTGCGTGGCGGAGATGGAAAAGCTGGTTTTGCCGTGAGAAATCCCGAAGGGGTTATAGTATATCCTTATCAATGGCGTACCAATGCTGATTATCAGGATCAATCACAAAACGGTGGTTATTACAGTGTGTGCATTGATAATCAGTTTTCAAGATTTGCTGCAAAGTTAGTCAGTCTGTACATTACAGTAATTAG aTATGACCAATGGCAGAAATATACACAGGAATTAGAAGAACTAAATCTCTCTGTTGAGAACTTTACA aaTACAATTACAAATGTGGAGAAAAACATCAATGAGATGCTCGTTACTCAATATTGGAGCAGGAACCGAGAAGCCAGAGATTTAAATCTGCTGTTAGACAATAACTCTTATGTACAGACGTGGTCAATTGCACAAGTATTGGTTATTACGTTGACGACAATGGTACAAGTGTATTTCGTTAGGAAGTTATTTGATGTGAAACCATCTGGACATTCCAAGACACGCATTTAA
- the LOC139105770 gene encoding ileal sodium/bile acid cotransporter-like, whose protein sequence is MAGVVCLIFFLLEGAAAWTANITSDITVHMNQVTSVPFSIYNASSSDSQAWITGTDSHIATSSFHITNRTNQTSFNGILNVTGVFLGRTKLTLIEIMDTLQNSQEVSLITVVREERTIDHIFTASVAILVSILYINFGCAMDWSVCRNTLRKPIGPAIGFFCQFLIMPVLSFLIGYLLFPDRPELQIGMFFTGISPSGGASNMWSLLLDGNLNLSITMTTICTIAAFGMMPFWIFTLGKYIFAQGEIAIPYRHIATLVIGLIIPLAVGFLIQKKLPRISKILVRIMKPFSVILILFIIIFAITTNLYMFKLFSWEILVAGMGLPWLGFMFGFLIAYICKQPQADVRAIAIETGVQNTGISIFLLRFTLKPPSDDLTTVVPVSTAMMTPVPLLILFIIKLIFRYRQRTKMERTLEPVPSLEKLQQTTDISTITQVNEPGLINGTE, encoded by the exons ATGGCAGGTGTTGTGTGCCTAATATTTTTCCTGCTGGAAGGAGCAGCAGCTTGGACTGCCAATATCACATCGGATATAACTGTACATATGAATCAAGTAACATCGGTTCCCTTTAGCATATATAACGCAAGTTCATCTGACTCACAAGCATGGATTACTGGCACAGATTCACATATTGCAACATCCAGTTTCCACATAACAAACAGGACTAATCAGACTTCTTTCAATGGTATTTTAAATGTCACTGGTGTATTCCTTGGCAGaacaaaattaacattaatagaaataatg GATACTTTACAAAACAGCCAAGAAGTATCTCTCATTACTGTAGTACGAGAAGAACGCACAATAGATCATATATTTACCGCCAGTGTAGCAATACTTGTGtcaattttgtatattaattttggcTGTGCCATGGATTGGAGCGTGTGTCGCAATACGTTAAGAAAACCGATAGGTCCCGCCATAGGTTTCTTCTGCCAGTTTCTGATTATGCCAGTg TTAAGTTTTCTCATTGgatatcttttatttcccgATCGTCCTGAACTGCAAATAGGCATGTTCTTCACAGGAATAAGTCCAAGTGGCGGCGCTTCCAACATGTGGTCACTGCTACTGGACGGAAATTTGAATCTTTCAATTACCATGACCACTATATGCACCATTGCTGCATTTG gAATGATGCCATTTTGGATTTTTACCTTaggcaaatatatttttgcacaGGGAGAGATTGCAATCCCCTATCGCCATATCGCCACTTTAGTAATTGGTCTCATAATTCCACTGGCCGTAGGATTTTTGATTCAAAAAAAGCTTCCAAGGATATCGAAAATATTAGTTCGCATAATGAAACCTTTTTCTGTgatcttaattttattcattattatatttgctaTCACAACTAATTTGTATatgtttaaattgttttcatgGGAG attcTAGTTGCAGGAATGGGATTACCCTGGTTGGGCTTTATGTTTGGTTTTTTAATAGCCTATATCTGCAAACAACCTCAAGCTGATGTACGGGCTATTGCCATTGAAACTGGTGTTCAAAACACAGGGATATCGATCTTTTTGCTACGATTTACATTGAAACCACCTTCGGACGATTTAACTACTG TGGTTCCTGTATCCACCGCAATGATGACCCCGGTGCcgttacttattttatttataataaaattaatttttcgatacagacaaagaacaaaaatggAAAGAACGCTAGAACCTGTTCCATCATTAGAAAAGCTTCAACAAACAACAGATATTTCTACCATTACACAAGTAAATGAACCAGGATTGATTAATGGCACAGAatga